One window of the Epinephelus moara isolate mb chromosome 24, YSFRI_EMoa_1.0, whole genome shotgun sequence genome contains the following:
- the LOC126386782 gene encoding G0/G1 switch protein 2-like: MTRTRANNITVSIQPSAHHCMSAEAKPVEMETMQELIPFAKEMLSQKPSRGMLKVYLVGSVFAVLGTVIGLVETVCHPFSSEEPMDAEMVLMLAREQRTVEAETQHSVGAQEEEEEEEEEEKVEELAHETGALTQSMNLYKAHRLSQRSSANRLHAS; the protein is encoded by the exons ATGACAAGAACAAGAGCAAACAACATCACA GTCTCCATACAACCTTCAGCCCACCATTGCATGTCAGCTGAAGCAAAACCAGTGGAAATGGAAACCATGCAGGAGTTGATACCCTTCGCCAAAGAGATGCTGAGTCAGAAGCCCAGCCGTGGTATGCTGAAGGTCTACCTGGTGGGTTCAGTGTTCGCGGTGCTGGGGACAGTCATTGGCCTTGTCGAGACCGTGTGTCACCCTTTCTCCTCTGAAGAGCCGATGGATGCAGAGATGGTCCTCATGTTGGCCCGGGAGCAGAGGACAGTTGAGGCTGAGACACAGCACAGTGTGGGggctcaggaggaggaggaggaggaggaggaggaggagaaggtggaggagcTGGCTCATGAAACTGGGGCCCTGACCCAGAGCATGAACCTCTACAAGGCCCACAGACTCAGCCAGCGGAGTAGTGCCAATCGGCTGCATGCCTCCTAA